From the Solea solea chromosome 7, fSolSol10.1, whole genome shotgun sequence genome, the window tcatcTCGACTTAAGAAATgcttccactcactcactcactcactcactcactcactcaataaaTTCCATCATCTTCATGTATTTTTTCCCACTTGctttaaaaacatcttaaatcAAAAGCATTTTAACAGGATGGTTTTTACAGTGCAATGGGCTTCTTCTATTTACACATGAAAGCACAAAAAGGACATTTGCCTCTGCAAATTTCTCCAAATTATTAAacctcattcattcaaataattTATTCAGTGAATAAGTACATTTGTAGAATAAAAAATGATGCTATGTTGAATGAGGGTAATTTAGGCCAAGAAATATTCATAATTCGTTGATGAATGATTAATAGCGCACAACAAATATCTTGTCAAACCAAACACTGCAGGTGAGTCTTTCCCCTAAGGTTTACCTATTATTTGtcttctctccctgtgtctctctctcttactgtcTCTTGCACCAAtcaaaatgtgatatttctttTTGTAAGTAGTGGTTGCTCTCTGTTTGACTCCCGTCTCTGGTAGAAGTGTTTCATTTCACTAATGCAGAGGTGAAACCAGCTCCATTTAAAAATGGAGTCAGGCTGAATACCCAAGGGGGCCATGGGAATAATCAAAACACTGCCAGAGTCAGCGTGGAATACAAACTGCAGTTAGGAACAAAggaaatggaaatcaatgcCAGCATATGCAGATTTTTTTGACAACCCAACATGCAAATGATCTTTTGGGATTTTGCCCTCTGTTGCCTTTGCTTGGTTAAAATAACAACTCAGATGGGGAATTGAAACTTCAGTATGATGGAGGAAAGGGCACAGCATTACACCTACTTAGTTTTGAGTGAAGGTGTTccaaaataatcaataaagaaTGTACTGCATTTGCGAGCAAGGCTGAATGCCTAAGGCATGGTCATATATATAAGTGCACACCAACCATCCCCAGGAATTAATTTAAAGctaaacattgttttatttaaaagttgcacatTATGTTTTATGCACAGTTGAAATTGTCAGTTTGCCGACACTTGAGGAGCTTGAGGAAAATCTCCATCTTATGGGCGTCTTTCTTGAAGCAGCTGAGCAGGGTATAGTCTCTCATAACAGATTCCAACACATCTGGTAGGACATCGTATTGGAATAGATCTTGTTCGTTGTATGTTGTAGTCAACATTCCTTCATCCAGCATCTGCGTGGCAACATTAGGAAACATTAGAAACATTATggataaaaacacactgtgtgttgtCTTTACAAGAGAATGATATTATAACTCAGCTGGAAATATAAACCTGACAATTTAATCCAAAGGGATCTGACCCACCTTTCTGATAAGGACGACCACGCCTTGCTCCAGACTGACCAGTTTCTCCGACACCCACTTAGTCTTGTTGAGCAGCACGTCTGGGGCATTATCGTAGCGATCTAGTGTGGTCTGCAGGTAGACCAAAGGCTCGACCCACGACTGGACCAGCATCAGCACAGATTGCAGCAACCATTTATCCTGCGATGCAAAAAGTGGTTAGGGAAATTGGGGACTCTAAATTACAAgtagtgaatgtgagtgtgcgctgttgtgtgtctgtgtgttgttccCATAGGTGTCACTGGTGggaaagaatgaagatatttctcaactcaggggaaactgaggttgggaagcagaatttttcaaaaatactacccctattctagtaatacaaagctaaatgcaaatcggtgaagtattccttttagTATTATTGAGAACTTACTAACAGCATGGGTTTCAATCAATGGCAAATCAgccatttacattacattacaaaagtATTTTGAAACACCGTGAGTGAAGCAGTTGAGTCCACTTAAATTCCCCTAAATGGAAAAGACTTTAAACCAGGAGGAAATGACCAACACGCCGCACAAATGGCCATTAAACTGCAGAGCAGGCAATATTTTAACATAAGTGGCAGAGGATAAATGATGTATAAAGAAGAGCTTTGCCGTATATGCAGTTTGAAAGATCACATCTACTATTAATgtgatgacatcacttcctACAAGCAGTTGCATTATTACCAGAATGAGTCCTTGAATGGATTGCCTTTGCTATATTTTCTGCACATGGCCTTTGTTAGCGGAAGGAGCATTATTGTGCCACATTGACCAAATTACAGTTCACATCAGCCAAATCAGCCTTCACTGGCCTTTGGCTCCATTTAGTTCCCAGCATACTGATCGAGTCGACCTTTAGCCAAAATGGCCACACGCTGCAGGACGAAAGCCATACCctcacacaggcacagacaAGAATGCTTTGTGAAATTATAAAGAGACATTCAGgatttttatgatattttatgaGCTTATATTGTAATTAATGCTTGCACACTTGGCACCAGTGCAGGACAGATGTGAGGGCTGACATTTATCTACCAACAGTACCATAAAGCATGGacacatacaaatgcacaaaacatATTAAAAGGCTTTAAACGCACACACTGAATGAATAAGCAAACATCTGTCAACTTGTGGTGATCAGTGACCTTACGCTTACCGATACTTGTTGAATTTCACTCTTGGAGCTAGGGATGGGTAAGGCCTTGGTGATGCACGCGTAGCCGACCTGGTTTCTCTGAAGCCGCAGTGGGAAGGGAACAAACAGCTCCTCCTAGAATCCATACAAAGTTGTTAGTGCACAGCAGAAAACAGATCAATCATACACATGTGTGCAGACACGCTGCATGTATTTGTGTTCTGAACCTGTATTTTATGTTGTGGTTTTGTATTCCAAATGAAGACCATAAAGCGCTCAAATGGCAATGTCGCTGTATGTTGAAATTGTTTCACTCTATTCCTAGTCTCTTACAGAACAGGTGACCCACACTGTGCACTCTAGTGGATTTCTCCAATGGATTTTAAAAACGctgaagtttaaaatcacaaagaaaaaaaaaaaaactacccaCACACACTAAAGGATAGATCAGGAAAACTGTGACATAAGCCTCACTGGCGTTAGCGGCTGGAGACGTGTCAGAGGCGGCACATTTGTTTTCCAACTTGTTCTCATCCATTGACCCCATGCGGCATCTTTTCAGTAACAAGCTCTACATCATCCCTTTACAAAGACAATTTTGGATTTGGAGTTGGAGAGCGAAAGGGCTTTCACAGGCTGCAAAACCTGTGCTCTCGCTGCTGCAGTGTACCATTATTGCATACTCCACGGTGAGCCTGCTTCTTCAATAAAACATCTCTTTCTCAGAAGTGATGTAGAAGATTACTTTGAAGTCTGGCAGTGAGGTGATGATCATGTCAGAATCGAAAAGCAAATAGCACACAAAATCTCACAgttgtgtgattttgtgtttgtgtttttggtttggcAAATGCTattgacaaaagaaaaatacccaTAACCAAGCAGAAAGGGAACTTAGCCAGTGAATCCCGCTGCTTGCTCATGGccaaaaacctaaaataaaaatgtcccgTGTATGTAAAGGATTCCCTGTGAATTACAGCTATGCacatttatactgtttatatatatatatatatatatatatatatatatgcataacgttatgtatatatagttattttttaattgtctgTAATGATTGTGATGAGTGAGTCAGTTCCCCCTGCAGCTATTTTGTATTATTCAGGCCTGCAGATGCAATATACTGTGTTTCCTACACCACACTAGGTGTCGGTCAACGTTACtcacaaacaaagaacatgaTTCTTCTGAGATACGGGAGATGAGCTCAGCGTGCTGGATGATTCGGTCCAGAAGTTTTTCTTGGGAGATGAAGGGACAGCGAGAAATGCTGCCCTGCTCATCCTTACAGTCTAGTGGGATGCTTACAGCAAGCAAATAGGGCCATAGCAGGACAGCCCATACACCACTCTGTTTGActaaagacaaacacatgttAAATGATGCAGTATTAGGGCAAATTAATATGTcatctttatattctattgCACAAATATCCTATAACTGGACAATCACAAAACACAAGTGcaattactttgtgtgtgtgtgtgtgtgagaaacattACCTGCCATCATGTGCATTCTGTCAGGAGTCTTCAAGTCCTTCTTTGACTATCTGTCATGTTGACTTCTTTTATAATGCCCAGCGACACCATGAATAAAGGTCAATTTGGTCATGCATAGGCTCTAGTAAGAAAGATACCCGTCCTCCCATTTCTTGTCTCATACATAAAACCAACATGGGAAGTCCTGTGTAGCGAGTTGTGTTGGACCAAGCGTATTTGTTAATATAAAatgttggagagagagagagagatgaaagttttgttttgacagtATGTAATGTGGATGTTTGGAAAAGACGGTACGTAACTGTAACTGAGTGAATGAGAGAGTCAGAAATCACTGGGAACCAAGAAAAAACGCAGAAAGAAGAGTACAGAAAAgtgttcatctttgtttttccagaaCACTTTATTGCACCTTATTTTATCTGCTTCTCTCATAGGTGAAATCTAACTGAAgcattgtcattttaaacagcGATTGTATAATAGTCATTGTTTATTGTCAATCACAATTATACAAATACCAgtaatatagaaaaaaaaaatacctggaATAAATGAAGTGAGTTAGACATGTTTATGGATACGTTCAAGACGACTCAAAGGTGTTGCGTTACCACAGTTGACGTCAGGGAGACGATACCTATTCACACGTCTTGAGGACACCTGGAGCCTTTCACCACATAAGTCAACCTGTTGCATAAGGAAGTTTGTCATTTTCGCTTTCCCCGCTCTCCTCAACCTTTCCCACTCCACGTCTATGACAAGTAAGCATCTTCTTAAGATGTACGCACACTTCTCTGGAACAGGATTTCATATGTTAAATccagttcacaataaaatagAGAAATTGATGAATGTACAAAatctggtgccaatcccagctgccatagggtgaaaggcaggttAAACCCTGggcaggtcaccagtccatcacagtgccAACATAGGGATGAACAACTAACTCACTCATTTACGGGCTTATAGTGTTCATTGTACATGGCGTGTGCTCACCATGCCATGtatgatatatatgtatctcaaaaatgacaaacactggTTGAACTGCAACAactatattaatataatacacattttctaCTGTTGTTTGGCTAAGATCTTAACATAAAGGGAGATGcatgttgatttaaatgtttaagtgCAACTTCAAGTTACCAAATGGAACATTGccactgtatatttaaatagattttgtcCAAGTGTCTTGTAAGGCCACATTTGGAAATTGGCAATTTTGAACAATGGTATCACATATTTGCCTAAAAatcaaacatccatccatttattaAACCATCAGCTTCACTGCTTATCTTTTTTTGGCAACGATAACTTATGAAATGAACCACAATAAGTAAATAAACCATTGAGACATACCCAACTTtttagaatgaatgaatgaatgaatacatacTGAAAGATATACATCAGTAAGTGAAGACACTGGTAATAAAAATATGCATCAGCATTTGAGCCACATTCCAAGTTGATAATTATCCTAATGTATCCTAATTGTCCCATTAATAGACTGTGATCCTattaatgtgtttatgttgtctATTTACAGTGCCTTgcgataatgtatgttatgatttggtgctttacaaatacaattttattgaactgaataaaaaaaaaatgacagttaaGTAAAGATTTGCTGCTAAGGCACAGTTAGTTTTGACCACACAAAGTGTTCTTCAAATATTCCTGAACAAGTAGATTGTTCCTGAaatatttgattgttttctaataaaataacaaatgatttTTCAGTGCGCATATTCCTAAATCATGCTGtgacatgttattttaaaaatattacaCTAACtagaaaaacatgtcaacatggtAACTTGAATAATCTTTGTGAAAACAATTATAAAAGAATGTGTGACATGcctaaataatttatttaaacactgagATTTTGCACGATTGATGTCCTTCACTAATTGCCCCCAAGTCCCTAAGATCTGTGTCAACAATAAGATGATGAACCACGTGTCTATGCTCGGATATAATGTCCAAATATGTCTTGCCAAGTCCTTTGATGTAAGATTTAGCACTGACAATGGcagattttaaatgttaaagcccacatagaccaaAAGCTCCAGTTAAcgttgcgtttgtgtgtgtatctgcgtcattacctcgtttatgaaaccctaaagtttcagaacaaacagttcagccactgctgagaaaatagtgttgtattgttttcctggactctgcgaagcggatcggcacttccttaatttgatgtcgtcatcagaaatcctccccactcctctcaccaccgtagcgcctcccggtgcgggcactagtccgggcacatccggttgcgtacattaaatcgcagaagaagaagaagaactactctcgttgtagctgctgagatgcagagcatccaccgtgccagagggg encodes:
- the smtla gene encoding somatolactin alpha; translated protein: MHMMAVKQSGVWAVLLWPYLLAVSIPLDCKDEQGSISRCPFISQEKLLDRIIQHAELISRISEESCSLFEELFVPFPLRLQRNQVGYACITKALPIPSSKSEIQQVSDKWLLQSVLMLVQSWVEPLVYLQTTLDRYDNAPDVLLNKTKWVSEKLVSLEQGVVVLIRKMLDEGMLTTTYNEQDLFQYDVLPDVLESVMRDYTLLSCFKKDAHKMEIFLKLLKCRQTDNFNCA